From Verrucomicrobiota bacterium, a single genomic window includes:
- a CDS encoding phosphoenolpyruvate carboxykinase, with product MKILDFDFTPKKLIANPSDAELREMCLRQDGKITQFGNIAVISRVRNRSAKFTEVIWDKLDADDRETLTEAFRAIEEKTIIQLDKTMCTDKRFKKACRLYVDAKFARLPLMWGSTLFAGEDGEPDFITIALPDWRERRVYVFPDRGITIVLGSDYKGEIKKSMLRQIMYTVKQQNCLGLHAGSKILRIRKGGDGADARRLHDVGFLFFGLSGTGKTSLSCHHHWLRWPEGVVIRQDDVVILEPTGRAAGTEACYYIKTEGLRPDDQPLLYAAAISPRAILENVQVSGENNVVNFDDASLTSNGRAMVNRHDIAFTDGSVDLDAVHNLVFITRHFHIVPPVMKLSPEWGAAAFMLGESVETSAGDPTQAGKSKRVVGTNPFIVGSEADEGNIFLDILRKNPGMQCYLLNTGWVGGEHRGVKISVKDSARIIEMIARGTITWKPDEFWGFEVPEEVPGLDMSRFDPRNFYAQDEIDRASRELRDERRQWVAGFKDLDQSVVNVFAK from the coding sequence ATGAAGATCCTCGACTTCGACTTCACGCCGAAGAAGCTTATCGCAAACCCGAGCGACGCCGAGTTGCGGGAGATGTGCTTGCGCCAGGATGGCAAGATCACCCAGTTCGGCAACATCGCCGTCATCTCGCGTGTGCGCAACCGCAGCGCCAAGTTCACCGAGGTCATCTGGGACAAGCTCGACGCCGACGATCGCGAGACGCTCACCGAGGCGTTCCGTGCGATCGAAGAGAAGACCATCATCCAGCTCGATAAGACGATGTGCACGGACAAGCGGTTCAAGAAGGCATGCCGCCTGTACGTCGACGCCAAGTTCGCTCGGCTGCCGCTCATGTGGGGCAGCACGCTGTTTGCAGGCGAGGACGGCGAGCCCGACTTCATCACCATCGCCCTGCCCGACTGGCGCGAGCGCCGGGTCTATGTTTTCCCCGACCGCGGCATCACCATCGTGCTCGGCAGCGACTACAAGGGCGAGATCAAGAAAAGCATGCTGCGCCAGATCATGTATACGGTCAAACAGCAGAACTGCCTTGGCCTGCACGCCGGGAGCAAGATCCTGCGCATTAGGAAGGGCGGCGACGGCGCCGATGCACGCCGTCTCCACGACGTCGGCTTTCTTTTCTTCGGCCTGAGCGGCACGGGCAAAACCTCGCTCTCGTGCCATCACCACTGGCTGCGCTGGCCCGAGGGCGTGGTGATCCGCCAGGACGACGTGGTTATTCTCGAGCCGACTGGCCGCGCCGCCGGCACCGAGGCGTGTTACTACATCAAGACCGAGGGGCTGCGACCCGACGACCAGCCGCTGCTGTACGCGGCCGCCATTTCGCCGCGCGCCATCCTCGAGAACGTCCAGGTTTCCGGCGAGAACAACGTTGTCAACTTCGACGACGCGTCGCTCACCTCGAACGGCCGCGCCATGGTCAACCGGCACGACATCGCGTTCACCGACGGGTCTGTTGACCTCGACGCCGTGCATAACCTGGTCTTTATCACGCGCCACTTCCACATCGTGCCGCCCGTGATGAAGCTCTCGCCTGAGTGGGGCGCCGCCGCCTTCATGCTTGGCGAGTCAGTCGAGACCTCCGCGGGCGATCCGACCCAAGCCGGCAAGTCCAAGCGCGTCGTTGGCACCAACCCGTTCATCGTCGGCAGCGAGGCCGACGAGGGCAACATCTTCCTCGACATCCTCCGGAAGAATCCCGGCATGCAGTGCTACCTGCTCAACACCGGCTGGGTCGGCGGCGAGCACCGCGGCGTCAAGATCAGCGTCAAGGACAGCGCCCGCATCATCGAGATGATCGCGCGCGGCACGATCACCTGGAAACCCGACGAGTTCTGGGGCTTCGAAGTCCCCGAAGAAGTCCCCGGCCTCGACATGAGCCGCTTCGACCCGAGGAACTTCTACGCCCAAGACGAGATCGATCGTGCCAGCCGCGAACTTCGGGATGAACGCCGCCAATGGGTCGCGGGCTTCAAGGACCTCGACCAGAGCGTCGTCAACGTGTTCGCCAAGTAG
- a CDS encoding glutamine synthetase has product MKNERVALNPNKIVQHVGKPAEEFTKVDLIDFIEKNDIQSVNFRYVAGDGRLKTLNFIITGKPQLDRLLSAGERVDGSSLFSYIDAASSDLYVLPRYRTAYVSPFATIPTVDILCSYYTKDGTPLPSAPEYTVHKAHEALKAGTGMSLEAMGELEYYVVHSSTGPYPTPAQKGYQESAPFSHWENLRYEAMQAIAQAGGQIKYGHSEVGNIRGDDGTMEQHEIEFMPVPLEDAADQIVIAKWVLRMLGNRYGVVISFAPKIVVGHAGSGLHIHTRLVKDGRNMMVDKGGLSDAARKAIAGYLRLAPSLTAFGNTVPTSFLRLVPHQEAPTNICWGDRNRSVLVRVPLGWTHIGNMIQDANPLEQSDVGDLSQSQTVEFRCPDGSANIHFLLAGLAVAAGHGLEMENALDYARDLYVDVNIFAPEHKEIQARLPQLPTSCWESAERLLKDRAIYERNGVFSPIVIDGLARILKAYGDEDLSERFYGKGEEIRKLVDDFFHCS; this is encoded by the coding sequence GTGAAGAACGAACGCGTTGCCCTGAATCCAAACAAGATCGTTCAGCACGTCGGCAAGCCGGCGGAGGAGTTCACCAAGGTTGACCTGATCGACTTCATCGAGAAGAACGACATTCAGTCGGTCAACTTCCGGTACGTGGCGGGCGACGGGCGGCTCAAAACGCTGAACTTCATCATCACCGGCAAGCCTCAGCTCGACCGGCTGCTGTCGGCGGGCGAGCGCGTGGACGGATCGAGCCTCTTCTCGTACATCGACGCGGCGTCGAGCGACCTCTACGTCCTGCCGCGGTACAGGACCGCATACGTCAGCCCGTTCGCCACGATCCCGACCGTGGACATCCTCTGCTCGTACTACACGAAGGACGGCACGCCCCTGCCGAGTGCGCCCGAGTACACGGTCCATAAGGCACACGAGGCGCTCAAAGCCGGCACGGGGATGAGCCTGGAGGCGATGGGCGAGCTCGAGTACTACGTGGTGCACAGCTCGACGGGCCCCTACCCCACACCGGCACAGAAGGGGTACCAGGAATCAGCCCCCTTCTCGCACTGGGAGAACCTGCGGTACGAGGCGATGCAGGCGATCGCCCAGGCAGGCGGCCAGATCAAGTACGGTCATTCCGAGGTCGGCAACATCCGCGGCGACGACGGAACGATGGAGCAACACGAGATCGAGTTCATGCCCGTGCCGCTCGAGGACGCCGCGGACCAGATCGTGATTGCCAAGTGGGTCCTGAGAATGCTCGGCAACCGATACGGCGTCGTGATCAGCTTCGCGCCCAAGATCGTGGTCGGCCACGCCGGCAGCGGACTGCATATCCACACGCGGCTCGTCAAGGACGGGCGCAACATGATGGTCGACAAGGGCGGGTTGAGCGACGCGGCCCGGAAGGCCATCGCCGGCTACCTCCGGCTTGCCCCGTCGCTCACAGCCTTCGGCAACACGGTGCCGACTTCGTTCCTCCGGCTCGTGCCGCATCAGGAAGCGCCCACGAACATCTGCTGGGGCGACCGCAACCGCTCGGTCCTCGTGCGCGTGCCGCTGGGATGGACACATATCGGCAACATGATCCAGGACGCCAATCCCCTGGAGCAGTCCGACGTCGGCGACCTGAGCCAAAGTCAGACGGTCGAGTTCCGCTGCCCGGACGGCTCGGCCAACATCCACTTCCTGCTCGCCGGGCTCGCCGTGGCCGCCGGACACGGCCTCGAGATGGAGAACGCGCTCGACTACGCGCGCGATCTCTACGTTGACGTCAACATCTTCGCGCCCGAGCACAAGGAGATCCAGGCCAGGCTGCCGCAACTGCCCACGTCGTGCTGGGAATCGGCCGAGCGCCTGCTTAAGGACCGGGCCATCTACGAGCGCAACGGAGTGTTCTCCCCCATCGTGATCGACGGTCTGGCCAGGATCCTCAAGGCCTACGGGGACGAAGATCTGAGCGAACGCTTCTACGGCAAGGGCGAGGAGATCCGGAAACTCGTCGACGACTTCTTCCATTGCTCCTGA